The DNA window GCTCGCCCGCGCCTGCCAACTCGTCCACGACCGCCATCTGGGTGAGCTGCAGCTCGTTGCCGTACGGGTCGACCTCGCCCCGGTGGTCGCGCATCGCCGGCATGCCGGCCACCCCGAGCGCGACGTCGGTCAGCCCGTTGCGCCACGGGCGGCCCATCGTGTCGCTGACGATCACCGCGACGTCCAGGGCGTAGCGCTCGCGCAGCGCGGCCCGCAGGGCCCGGGCCGAGGCGTCCGGGTCCTCGGGCAGCAGCACCAGCCGGGTCTTGTCCACGTTCGAGGCGTCGATGCCGGCGGAGGCCAGCACGAAGCCGTGGTGGGTCTGCACGATCCGGGTCGCCCCCCGGGTGGCCACGACCCGGGCGGTCTCGGCGGCCAGCACCTCGTCCCGGGCGGCGAGCCGCTCCGGGCCGTCGGCCGGCACGTCGACCAGCCGGCCCTCCGCCTTCGACACGATCTTGCTGGTCACCACGAGCACGTCGCCGTCGCGCAGCCAGGGCGCGGCGGTGGCGATCAGGGCGGCCAGGTCGTCGCCCTCGGTCACGTCGCCGATGCCGAGCACCGGCCGGATCTCCAGCCTCACATCAGCTCCAATGCGGCGCGGACCATCGCCGCCGTCGCCGACTCGTCCGTCATCCGCAGCGGCACCGCCCGTACCGTCACGTCCGGCACCACCGTCTCCTCGTCCTCGGGGGCCACCAGCCAGCCGTCCAGCAACCCGCCTGCCGCCCGGCCGCCGTAGAGCCCGCCCACCCCGGCGGCGCTGCACTCCACACCGAGCACCGCCAGGCAGCGGTCGGCCATGCCGCGCACCGCCGCCCCGCCGATGATCGGG is part of the Micromonospora olivasterospora genome and encodes:
- a CDS encoding coenzyme F420-0:L-glutamate ligase; its protein translation is MRLEIRPVLGIGDVTEGDDLAALIATAAPWLRDGDVLVVTSKIVSKAEGRLVDVPADGPERLAARDEVLAAETARVVATRGATRIVQTHHGFVLASAGIDASNVDKTRLVLLPEDPDASARALRAALRERYALDVAVIVSDTMGRPWRNGLTDVALGVAGMPAMRDHRGEVDPYGNELQLTQMAVVDELAGAGELVKGKCDQVPVAVVRGYLAATGPEEGSGAAVLVRDAELDLFSLGTAEARAAGLAAAAVLPDGPADTPADTPADPAAVARAIAAVADVVAPGTVLTHVTDDEVRAALVATVPGWPERATGLVLGEPAAPVDPAGLVRLGADLQRLRAALAAEGVASALLPPPTGSTASACLAI